The Novosphingobium kaempferiae genome includes a window with the following:
- a CDS encoding transglutaminase family protein has product MLLTVKHTTRYIFADQVTHGLQRLRLKPKSTHGQEVVEWNMTLAGAAPQASYEDQHMNHVDLVSIEPGVPEVVVTCEGTVRTVDNNGVVGPNFGLMPLWCFLRPTKLTRPGTKVRQLLAGIEADRTDMLGYLHTLCRVIGEQVEYVPGTTDAHTTAEQALAAGKGVCQDHAHIFIAAGRMLDVPMRYVGGYLRMDDRVEQEAGHGWAEAHVPGLGWVGFDVSNAICPDERYIRVATGCDYSEAAPVTGIAMGAGETRLDVHLSVDENRVGMQQQQSGSGGTQAQGG; this is encoded by the coding sequence GCTACATCTTCGCCGATCAGGTGACGCACGGCCTCCAGCGCCTGCGCCTCAAGCCCAAGTCCACGCACGGGCAGGAAGTGGTCGAGTGGAACATGACGCTGGCCGGAGCGGCGCCGCAGGCGTCCTACGAAGACCAGCACATGAACCACGTCGACCTCGTCTCCATCGAGCCGGGCGTGCCCGAGGTCGTCGTGACGTGCGAGGGCACGGTGCGCACGGTCGACAACAACGGCGTCGTCGGCCCGAACTTCGGGTTGATGCCGCTGTGGTGCTTCCTGCGGCCGACCAAGCTGACCAGGCCCGGTACGAAGGTCCGTCAGCTTCTGGCCGGGATCGAGGCCGACCGCACCGACATGCTGGGCTACCTCCATACCCTGTGCCGCGTGATCGGCGAGCAGGTGGAGTATGTTCCCGGCACCACCGATGCGCACACCACGGCGGAGCAGGCGCTGGCGGCGGGCAAGGGCGTCTGCCAGGACCACGCGCATATCTTCATCGCGGCGGGGCGGATGCTCGACGTGCCGATGCGCTACGTCGGCGGCTATCTGAGGATGGACGACCGGGTGGAGCAGGAGGCCGGGCACGGCTGGGCCGAAGCGCACGTTCCCGGGCTCGGCTGGGTCGGGTTCGACGTCTCCAACGCGATCTGCCCGGACGAGCGCTACATTCGCGTGGCGACGGGCTGCGACTATTCGGAAGCGGCGCCCGTCACCGGCATCGCGATGGGGGCGGGGGAAACCCGGCTCGACGTTCATTTATCGGTAGACGAGAATCGGGTAGGAATGCAGCAGCAGCAGTCCGGCTCCGGTGGCACACAGGCGCAGGGCGGCTGA